The DNA region CAGTCCAAGTGTCCACCCTTTTCCAGCTCCTCTGAGACCTTGTCATAGATATCAGCtgcaataaaaaagaatgatttcatttatttaaatatacttGATGAAAAATAGACTTGAGGTATGGTAGAAAGAATAGTTTGAACAGCAGATTTTGACTACAATAAGTACATTTGGTTGTACAAACTTTTATGTTTGAATTGCCAGCTgtacattaaatgtgttaattcaaaTGGTTGCTTGTTGTGTAGATGTGCTGCCTCCATCTGGTGTTTCTTTTAACCATATTGTGTACTTTAGATACCCACTTATATGTATAAATGAATATACTGATAATATAAACAGCTTTTAATCCCTACAGGTCTGAGCAGTTTGTTGTGAATATATATAAACCCAGTAATACACATGTCATCGTGCATTGTGTTgtccatttatttacatttttaaacatatttgttttctCTGGTGTTATTTATTGAATTTAACTTGAgatcccctcccccccttcacAAAACTCAACATGTACTTAAAAGTCAGAATAGAGTGCTGGTATCTGTTTTTGCTGCTATAACTTAAAAATGTCTCACAGActaacaaaagacaaaaaaacttaATTATTGTTTTAGAAAAGACGGCTTTGGTTCTGGGTCGAAGTAAGATCGTCAAGACATAACGCTTTTGGTGCATGTTCGACCAGTACTAGGGTTAGGTTACAGTAAGGTTGACGTACAAATCTcgcaaacatttcacaaattgTCTCTCTGGCACAGATAACATTAGTGACCTCATCTTATAACGGCATTGTTCCCATGTAAGATGATGTACAGAAGGAAGACAAGGTAATGATTgctgaaacatttaaacacgACTGGCAACCTAtgttctctttttgttctttgcaACAttctttgtcaaaaaaaaagcttcactgTACGTTTTCTTTGACATAAGCTTGTTTGGCTCAATGAGCGACAATTTGTGTTTACGGATAGAATAAGACATAACAGCTATTTTACAGTTGTGTATTTCAAAATGTATCAGAGGGGCCCCTCAATAATGCTGTGCCCCCACTGTGCTGAGACTTTAGCTCCGCCCCTGCTATAGCAGCTCCAACTCACTTTTAATACAGCAGCACTGCAATTCCATCTATCCTACCTTCGGGAAGGCTTTTGTCACAGAGTGGATAAGAGAGGTGTTCATTTGACTTCATGCTCAAATTGGAGGCTTTAGTTTATATTGAGATGTTTCTGAAAGGTTGACACTCCTCATTTATGTCATAAGAGTAAACTATAGCTACACCTATTAGCATATCATTACACAACTCAACAACAACACCACTCCAAAATTAATTTGAATGAACATAAAGTTAGAAAgttttcaacaaaaactaaacaaaagtaCTTGCATGAAGGTGTGTTTTACTGCATGGCTGTTGTATTAAGCTGCACTATTGTCAGCTGGTGGGGACCCTTCAACCTATTATGTATCCTCATACAGGAGCTGGCTGACTCACCGTGGTACTCCGCCCAGCCGTATCCTCGGACTATATCTACCTCCGCGTcgtctccttcctctctgctgtgaaCTCGGATCAGGACGTATTTAAACACACCGGACGGGTCTATGTCTGCCCCCGGTATGTTTGCCATGAGAGCTGCAGCCTTGGTCTGAGTGCACATCTTCCCccctgtatgtgtgtctgcactcTGCAGCCGtactaacacaaacacactgctccTGTTTTATCCACACACTCCTGTCCGCTCCGGAAGACACACGGCGTTAATTATCTGAGCTAGACGTTAATGGAGCAACGTTTAATGACTACAACCATGTCTATGACTACAACAGTTAGCAGTAACTCAGCTGTCACGCTTCTTCCGCCatgcagcaacaacaaaactACTTCCGATtagtcttcaaaataaaagcgcAAATCGGTTCTCCACCATGCAAATAAAGTAAAGGACAATCAATAATGCTTCAATTCAATTCACAGTAATGTTTTACTgtgctatgtttttttttaaatttgttttattaattcagATATTACGGATggcataagttaccatggttaaACATTTCGACCGGTATGGAGGCTCTCAGGAAGTGATAATAGAGGTCAGTGTCTCTGAAAAGATACAAATTACTGTTTATTAACACAAAAGTATGTTGACAGTACACATATTGAGTATGTAGTGCATAGTGAGCGATTTCAGCCAAAGCGTTAGTGtaatctagcagtgaggttgtaCATTAAAATCAACAATTTTTGTTATCTGGAAGGGACTTTGCCATTGGATTAATTTACAATAAGTAAAAATTACACATACTGCATGTGCATGTTAACTTGTTAGtgctaattaaaaaaatattagttCCTTGAATTATTTCCAGCTTTTATTCTGAAGGCAAATAAATTAACGAGTGGCACACTTCCGTAAACAAAAGTATTTTGGTAGTTGTAGTCCAAAAGAGGTTAAAGAATGAGGGAAACTTTTTTTAGCTGCTCAAACACAATGGTCCTTgtacaaatgaagaaaaataacatcCAGTTGGTTGTGCGAAGTGAAAGATACAACATCAACACATATAAATCAGTGTAAAGTCATGCAAATATAAAAGCTAAATTAACAATGGTTCTGAATGAAGAATTTAATGTTATTAAGAACATTTGTTTAATCTACTGTCAAATTGATTTAATAGGTTGAAAGCAACTCATAGACTGCAGCAATTACCAAGATTTACTGATTTGTgtacaaacaaaagcacattatgGCATTAGATAAATACTCCATAATATACATAGAAATTCAACATGTACAGTAGAAGGAGCTTTAATGGATCTGAAACATTTTAGTGGAAGTTCTTGAAAAAGGTGCCTAGCCACTGCAAACAATATTGCCACAATTTTGCCTCAAATGGCAAATACAAATAACTTTAGAAGGGTGAAAGTTTTTATGTTTCGCCTCAGACTTTGTCATCTGATAAAGCTTTATTGCAGAGGGAGTGGTAATGATAAAAGCTAGTAAACTACACAAGTAATATTGTGTAATCCAAACAATACAGAAGTTGTAAAATACCTTTGACAATATAACACAGTACAACAGTACCACAAGCATCAGATTAGAAATGATCACTGAGCTGGGATTAAAAAAGGTGTTTAACATGTCACCTTCAACTAAAACAttataaacttcaaaaaagtgGTTTTCATAGAACAAGTACACATGAAGGGTATTGTGTTCTTGGAAATGGTTTTTCATTCTTATGTTTCTCCTTCTGCCCTCACTTTCATTTAATCTTAGTGTGCTTGTCTATGTCTTATTCTGCTATTTTCTTGTTTCATAGTGCTGTATCACTAAGCCAAATCCCTATGTACATTGTACACAGTCTCTGAACATCTCGTAAAATCAATAATGTTAGCTAGATTTGTGATGGTTAAAGTAATTTACTACACTAAAACCTGCATTAATGTCATTAAAGTACACTTGTGTTTTGTCAGATTTGATGTGCGCTTTCTTCAGTAACTTAAAAAACCATTCCTCTCTCAACTCTCAACAGGGAATGTGATATAGCTTAATTTAACCACTTAAGGTTAACCATCTGTCATTCTACATTTTGTCATGGACGGCGAAAGCTGTATTCTATCAGATATCAACCCGCATAACGAAAGTACAAGTTAAGATCTCCATTACTGACTATTGACTTCAGGAAGAGTCATGGCTCAGTGTTTGCCTCAAAATCAGTCAAAATGACTTATTAACCCCCTCTGTGTGACACCAGGTTTAGTAATTACTCAAACTCTGCTGTAGAGTCTTCACAGACTAAAGTGAGAATAAAAAATGCTACTTGAAAAACCTCTTTGAAtgcaaacatttagaaaattgTGATAACTCAAGAATAAGAATTACATTCAGACCTCCCTTGTAGTGCTGATGGCACCAGGGAAATGCTATGTTTTTAAACCACTTGGGCAGTTAAACAGTGTTTCAGtctaacacatttttcattgtgttGGCTCTGTACTCCTGCACATTGTATTTGAAATGAATAGACTATGAGGGTACTGCACTAAATTTTATGATGCAGAGACCCCCAATTTTAGGGTATTAGGGTAAGTAATTAGACAAGTTCTCATAAGTCTATGTAAAGtcattgtatttatataattgGTGTAAAATACTTTGAAATCCATGAACATACAGCACAGTGTCTTATAATCATTGTCCTGCTGAATTAACCTAAAATCATGGGACTTTATAAACAGAATCACGGCTCTTAAAATGTTCATCAATTATACTGTTGGCACCATAAATTTAAATTCAAAGCAGTTCTTCTACCTCATTGTCATATCTTTATTTCAAATCTAATGTGTTGTACTGCAgtgccaaaacaaacaaaaatatgtcCAACTGTTTTCTGACTGCACTGTGCATTGTTGCAGTATCTAAATGGTATTTTCATTGACTCCCTTCTTCCTCACATCACGAGCTCGGAGTAAAAAAGACACTAGGACTGCGGCTAGGAGGAGGACAAAGAGGAAGATAAGCGTTCCCCATGCTCCCGGGGTCAGGGCCTTCCTCAGTCCCACTCTTTCTGCTGGCAGCAAGTTGCTCAAACTCAACATGTAGCCCAGAGCCCAACCCACCGAGGCATCCCCTGCCTCGAGGATCaataacataatattgttgCAAGTTAGTGGTGAATAAACATTGAGGATGTACTTTAATTTACCATGATGTTGACTTCTCACCTTCTTCCGGAATGAAATGCGTGGGAACGACGTCTCATCGAAGCTGTATCCTCTCACCATGAGAATCTtaacaaacacagaggaagcaCAGTAGTTCTGCAAACGAGACTTTTGCTCTGGAGCAAGAAGCAGCATCTGAAACAAGAtcaaagaatgaaataaaatattagagTACAATGgctaaatagaaataaaaataatacccATCCACCCAAATGTACAGCATATGGAGTATTGAATGTGCCACCagaataattatacatttttcagaccttgaaaaatgtatatgatatataatatataaaatatatcgtgcataaaataataattaaatgcCAATTAAAAATTCTGCTTCActattttccctttaattttaaatgtgacacactggccacatgtttttaaattaaaaacacgTGTCTTAAAATCATGAAAGtgaaagttaaaatgttaaatttaaagatC from Scomber scombrus chromosome 15, fScoSco1.1, whole genome shotgun sequence includes:
- the phpt1 gene encoding 14 kDa phosphohistidine phosphatase — its product is MCTQTKAAALMANIPGADIDPSGVFKYVLIRVHSREEGDDAEVDIVRGYGWAEYHADIYDKVSEELEKGGHLDCECIGGGRIRHDAQAKKIHVYGYSMGFGRANHAVSTEKLKARYPDYEVTWDNEGY